A segment of the Hallerella succinigenes genome:
ATTATCTGGAGAGTGGAAAATGAAAAAGATTCCCGCTGTTTTGACTTTGGTGATGATTGTCATGCTGCTTGTGGCTGCATTCCTCACGATTCGAAATTTTGCATTGACTCCGCAGCAGGAATATCTGCAAGGTCAGATCGAAGCCCGCCGTGTGATGGTGGCAGGAAAGCTCCCGGGCCGCATCAGTTCGATTGCGGTGCATGAAGGAGACGCCGTGAAGAAGGGCGATATCATCGCCGAAATTTCAAGCCCGGAAGTCGAAGCGAAGAAGATTCAGGCGGAAGGCGCTTACAAGGCGGCAAAGGCCCAGGCGAAGAAGGCTAAAAACGGTGCCCGCTCGGAGCAGATCGATGCCGCGAAGGCAGTGCTTACCCGTGCTGAACAAGCCGCTAGTCTCGCAAAGACGACTTACGAACGTGTGCAAAAGCTCTATGATGAAGGCGTGATTCCGGTGCAGAAACGCGACGAAGCGGAAACCCAGATGAACGCCGCTAACGCTCAGGTGGAAGCGGCCAAGGCTCAGTACACGCAGGCGGTGAACGGTGCCCGTGAAGAAGATAAGGCCGCTGCAAACGCTCTCGTTTTGCAGGCGGACGGTGCGAAGGCAGAAGTCAAGGCTTACCTCGATGAAACCCGCATCATCGCTCCGATTACGGGTGAAGTTACCCTTAAGATTTCAGAAGAAGGGGAAGTCGTGGGTGCAGGTATGCCGGTTGTGGCGATTACCGATTTGAAGGACGCTTGGGCGGTCTTCAATGTGCGTGAAGATGAACTGAAGGACATTCAAAAAGGCAAGGCTTTTGAACTCCAGGTTCCGGCTCTCGACAAGGTGGTTCCGATGGAAGTCTATTACATTGCAAGCGCTGGCAACTATGCGGTTTGGAAGAGCAGCAAGGAAAGCGGAGGCTTTGACCTGAAAACCTTCGAAGTGCGCTTGCGTCCGCAGACTCCGGTGGAAGGACTTCGCCCGGGTATGACTGTTCTTTGGAAACGCAATCTGGAGAAGTAAGTTGCTCCGCAATATTTGGGCAGTTGCTTGGAATGCGTACGCACGGAAGGACCTTCCGACGGTCCTTTTGCTGTTTGTATTCCCGATTGCGCTCTGCACGATGATGGTTTCCATGTTTTCGGCAGAGGCTCCGTACAACCTCCCGGTGGGCATTGTCGCGGAAGGCGGGGGAGAACTTCAGGGAAGAATTTTACGCGCGATTGAAACCACTAAGGCTGCAACGATTACCGTGCGCTGCAAGGACATTTCGGAATGTTCCTCGGCAATGCGCAGTGGGGAAATTCTTGCGTTCGTCTATGTGCCGCATGACTTGGAAGAAAAGGCGATCCGTTACGAGACGCCCGCGGTTACCGTTTATACGAATGGACAGTCCTTGCTCACGAGCAAGGTGATAACGAACGACATCCGTATGGCCGTGGCGACGCAGGGTGCGGTCCTTGTTCAAAATACGATTCAGAACCCGATCGGCGTAGAAGTTCACATTGTGGGAAATCCGACGGGAAATTATGAACATTTTTTGGGCATCGGTCTTGTAATCGCTCTTTTCCATGTGATTGCGATGCTCTTTGGCGCTTACTTCTTTGCGTTTCCGATTCGCGAAAGGGAAGTGGGAACCTGGCTTTCGGCAGCGGGAAATTCGATGATTGCCGCCTATTTGGGAAGGCTCTTGCCCGCCGTATTTGTGCTTGGAACGGAAATGATGAGCGTTCTTTTGCTTGTGCGCATGGGAATGCCTGCGCTAGAACCGATAGACCGTGCGGTGCTTTTTGGCGGTGGCTATTTGATGGTGGCGACGTGCATGGCGCTTGGAGCTTCCTTTGTGGGAATTGTCGGCGAAATGCGCGTTGCGTTGAGTGCGGCGGCGGTTGTTGGCGGGCCTGCTTTTGCGTTTTGCGGTCAAACGTTCCCGGTATTTGCAATGCCATTTGTGATTCGTTGCTGGACGTTTATCCTGCCGATTACGCAGATGATGAAGCTCCAGTCGGCATTCTTCTTTGGGCACTTGGGGATAGAACGCGCGTTCTGGTCGTTTGAAGTTCTCGCGGTGTTTTTTGTATTTTGGTCGCTTGTGGCGATGCTTACGTTGGGAATTCGTTTGCCGAGGGCCTTGCGTAAAGAGGAGGCTGAATTATGTTCCGCATGATCAACCTTCTTTTTAAAGTGGCGCTCACCGAATGGAAAGCTCTCTTAAAGGATCCTGCTGTGATGCTCGTTGTCGTCTTCGGCGTGATCTTCTATTCGTTCTATTATCCGTATCCGTACAAGAACCAGATTGCGGACAAGGCTCCGGCGGCGATTGTGGATTTGGATCATTCCGTGATGTCTCGGCAAATCATTCGTGCGGCTTCCGCGATGCAAGAAGATACGATTGTCGCCATTTATGAAAACGAACTCGAAGCGCAAAAGGCTCTTGCCGACGAAAAGATTTACGGCTACATGAAGATTCCAAAAGGTCTTGAAAGGGATCTGCGGAACGGTCAGAATGTGTCTGTGGGCGTTTACTGCCACGGGGGATTCATTCTTTTGTACGGAAACGTGGCGACGGCTTTTACGACTGCCGCCATGACGGTCGGGGCGACGACACAGGTGAAGCGCATTGTGATGCAGGGACATTCCCTGAACGAAGCGATGGCGATCCGCGATCCGGTGTCGACGCGTTTCTTTAGAATGTTCAACGCTTCGGGCGGCTACGGGATTTATGCGGTGAGTGCCGTGCTGATGATTATTTTACAGCAGACATTACTCGTAGGTGTCGGTGTGATGGGCGGCCCGCGCAAAAACCGTCATTTCAAAGTTTTGAAGGGCGCCGAAGAAACGGAGAGCGCTCCGCTTTTGATCCGCTACTTTGGGCGTTCGCTTGCGTACATTCTGCACTACATGCTTGCTCTTTTCTTCTTTAAGTATGTGATTTATCACGTCTTCGAGTTCCCGGACCGTGGCGATGACGGACTTGTGCTTTTGTTCGGCCTTTTCTTCTTTGGAGCGACGGTGAATATGGGTATGTGGATGGCGCAGTTCTTTAAGCACCGTGAAACGGCGTTGTTCGTATTCGCAAGCGTTCCGATTTTTGTCGTGTTCGCTTCGGGCTTTAGCTGGCCTTCGGGGAATATGCCGCGCTGGATTCAGATGATTGCGTCGTTCATTCCTTCGACGTATGCGATTCCGACGTGGCTCAGTATTCAGAATCTGGGTGCGAACTTCCACGAAGTCGCCCCGAACCTGATCAAGCTTTTTCAGCTTTCCGTGTTCTATCTGTCCCTTGCGCTGATACACGCCAAACGGGATGATCTCCTCGCTCCGATTTTCCACAGGGCGAAGCGTTTCCGTGCACGGTGGCGCTGCAAGGAACTTTAAGGCAGCTTCCAGCTTCGATTATTTCGGACGTTTCATTCCGCAGGCGGGCCCGCAAAGGCTCGCCGGTGGATGTTCCTTTTATAAATGGCTATGTCACAACAAACAGTTGATAAATAGCCATTTTTATAGGGGAGTATCAGAACTCCCCTACAAACTGTTATTTGCAGTTATCTATACTCATTTGGAATTTCGATATGAAATGTCTCACACAATAACTTCACATCATGTGCATCATTTTCATCAAACTCGTATCCCAGATGGAACATTACTTGACTATATGGTTCAATACAGGAAACCTCTATTTCCTCAATTCTTCCTTTACCCGAAAAAGTTTCTACCGGAAAACAATCCCCATCATAAAGAATTTCACCTTCGTCCGTATATTCAAAACAATGCAAATCAATAATTCTGTTTTTCAAATCTTCCCATACAGTATGGTTCAATGTTGTATATTCCATCTTAATCTCATAAAAGCCATTAGCTTTCATTATTTCTATAAAGTTCTGATAATCGTTCTTTTCTACAAGAATGTCAATATCATTATGGGCTCTTGACTGATATCCAAGAAGAGCATCTACACCCCAGCCACCATCAAGAAAGACTTTAATCTCCGCATCTATTGCAAATTGAAGAATCTGTTTTACATCTGTTATATTGACCATCTTATCATCTCCACAAATTCTAATTAGGCGACCAGAGGAACTGCTGGTCTGTTTGATAAATCTCTGCATTTAGCAGTTTTCAATGTTGCCAAAACAAAAGTTAAGAAGATGTTCCTTTTCTCCATGTCGCTTTCTTTGGCGTAATTTACAAGGTTATTCCACACAAGATAGTTGTTCAGATACTTGGTAGAAACACCGTTAAAGCCACGCATAAACCTCTTTAGCTGGCTATGGTAGCTATTGATATGTTGGATATTATAAATGCCTTTCTTGGCTTTGCCAGTCTTTAACTGCACAAGGTCAATACCATTGGCATTTGTAAATCTCACATAGGAGTTCATCTTGTCCGTAACAAGAGTGGAATTGGTCTTAATCCTACCATCATAAATATGATGTAAATCTCTTGTAGAAACTCTACCAGTATTCGTAATCTTGGAGATAGACAAGCCATTCCTATTAACCGCACAAGGAACACATACCTTTTCTTGGGACAAGCCTCTGATATGTGTAGAATGACCACGCTTATGAGCCTTGCGTGGCATAGCAAATGTCTTACTCTTGCTATGATTGCCCTTGTACGAGATGGCGAAAAAAGTTTCGTCAGCCTCAATAATGCCGTCAAGGGTAACATCGTCTGCCATATTCTGAAGTGCATCCAAAATCTTGTGTCTCCAAAGGAATGCGGTGTTTCTGTGAATCCCACAAGCAACAGCAGTCTTACGAATGGATAAGCCATTCATCATACAATCAATGTACTGCTCCCACACGGACAAGTCTTTTCTTGTACCAGACACAATGGAGTTCGTAGCAATCACGAAGGACTTGCCACAATCCTTACATACATATCGCTGTGTGCCATCTTTACGATGACCATTGCGAACCACATGGATACAGCCACAAAGAGGGCATACACGACCATTTGCAAAGCGTTCCTTTGCTACGAAATCTTCAATATTCAAAGACTTTACAAAGGCAGGACTTAAAAGCATTGTTTTAAGGCTTTCCTGCTCTGCGACAGTCAACTTACCGATAATATCTAATGCGTCTTTGATAGTAGGCATATCCAATTACCTCCTTCGGTGGTACTGTTTCTTACTATTATTATACGCTATTTCTCGTCAAAAATCAACCATTTGTTGTGACAGAGCCTTATAAATAAAAAAAGGACTGGCGAATTGCCAGTCCGATTTCCAAAAGACCGTGTGAATTACTTTTTCTTCACAATGACGGCGTCTTGGACCTTTTTGCCCTTGAGCTTTGTCGATCCCTGTTCTTCTTCAAGACGGCGGGAACGGTTCACGAGAGCGTACTGTCCAATGCCCCAGAGGTTCGAGACGATCCAGTAGAGCACAAGGCCCGACGGCATCACGGCGCTGAAGAGGAACATCATGATCGGCATCATCCAGACCATCATCTTCTGCTGGGCCGGGTCCGTCATCGAAGCCATGGACTGCTTCGTCTGGAAGTAAGTCGTAAACACCATGATAATCGGAAGGATTGCGATACCATCCGGCATCACGAACGGAATCGTAATGCCGTTCCAGATTACGTCGGAACGGGAAAGGTCGGTAATCCAGCCCATGAACGGCTGACCGCGGAGTTCAATCGCACGACCGAAGACCATGAAGAGACCGAAGAATACCGGCATCTGAATGAGCATCGGGAGGCAGCCGCCCGTGCAGGATGCCATCGGGTTTACGCCGTTCTTCGCATAGAGTTCCATGATCGCAGCCTGCTTCTTTTGCGGATCGCTGCGGTACTTCACATTGATTTCATCGATCTGCGGTTTGAGCTTGCTCATGCTACGGGTCGAACGGAGCTGCTTCAAGGTGAGCGGCGTCGTAATGGAACGCACGACGATCGTCAAAAGGATGATGCCCACGCCGTAATTCGGAATGATCGAGTAGAAGAACTTGAGAAGCCAGAGCAGGAAGCCGCAGATGGCGACGAACCAGACGTCTGCACCGCACCAGGTCCAGCCGCTCACGATTATCTTTTCAAATCCGAGATCGAAGCTCTTGATTTCGCTCCAACTCAGCGGAAGAATCATAAAGTCGAAGTCGATCGTTTCGTTGTCGTTCATGTAATCGGAAAGCTTGATACGATAAGTTCCCGGATCCTTCGAGTTTTCTTTGTTCGTATCGAAATGTTCAGCCGTCAAAGTGGCTTCGGAAGCT
Coding sequences within it:
- the yidC gene encoding membrane protein insertase YidC codes for the protein MKPSTLIGLILLVGLFVWSMTMSTSRAEEQAAAQRAKAEVAQTAKARSGSLQVPELTSFDSTKLVPATLAPAASKPAEVAVTDSAKDSTKVAEAPKPIERKKVTVETDHFTATFDNLGAKISSIIVKALPDSTGAYPEIIADTAKGALGLKIDGVDLSNQLFALPENTPEKILVDSDQSLTFTFSDPNGNKVIRIYSFTQKGVSIQQSVKFEGFRPNDYEIIWDGGMKETEEFPKGKSFGGGAYFFSEVIFNDMVNVERETVREKEKFNEKDGKILWAGMRRKYVAAVIKYPEASEATLTAEHFDTNKENSKDPGTYRIKLSDYMNDNETIDFDFMILPLSWSEIKSFDLGFEKIIVSGWTWCGADVWFVAICGFLLWLLKFFYSIIPNYGVGIILLTIVVRSITTPLTLKQLRSTRSMSKLKPQIDEINVKYRSDPQKKQAAIMELYAKNGVNPMASCTGGCLPMLIQMPVFFGLFMVFGRAIELRGQPFMGWITDLSRSDVIWNGITIPFVMPDGIAILPIIMVFTTYFQTKQSMASMTDPAQQKMMVWMMPIMMFLFSAVMPSGLVLYWIVSNLWGIGQYALVNRSRRLEEEQGSTKLKGKKVQDAVIVKKK
- a CDS encoding ABC transporter permease; the protein is MLRNIWAVAWNAYARKDLPTVLLLFVFPIALCTMMVSMFSAEAPYNLPVGIVAEGGGELQGRILRAIETTKAATITVRCKDISECSSAMRSGEILAFVYVPHDLEEKAIRYETPAVTVYTNGQSLLTSKVITNDIRMAVATQGAVLVQNTIQNPIGVEVHIVGNPTGNYEHFLGIGLVIALFHVIAMLFGAYFFAFPIREREVGTWLSAAGNSMIAAYLGRLLPAVFVLGTEMMSVLLLVRMGMPALEPIDRAVLFGGGYLMVATCMALGASFVGIVGEMRVALSAAAVVGGPAFAFCGQTFPVFAMPFVIRCWTFILPITQMMKLQSAFFFGHLGIERAFWSFEVLAVFFVFWSLVAMLTLGIRLPRALRKEEAELCSA
- the lnu(C) gene encoding lincosamide nucleotidyltransferase Lnu(C), whose amino-acid sequence is MVNITDVKQILQFAIDAEIKVFLDGGWGVDALLGYQSRAHNDIDILVEKNDYQNFIEIMKANGFYEIKMEYTTLNHTVWEDLKNRIIDLHCFEYTDEGEILYDGDCFPVETFSGKGRIEEIEVSCIEPYSQVMFHLGYEFDENDAHDVKLLCETFHIEIPNEYR
- a CDS encoding HlyD family secretion protein, with the translated sequence MKKIPAVLTLVMIVMLLVAAFLTIRNFALTPQQEYLQGQIEARRVMVAGKLPGRISSIAVHEGDAVKKGDIIAEISSPEVEAKKIQAEGAYKAAKAQAKKAKNGARSEQIDAAKAVLTRAEQAASLAKTTYERVQKLYDEGVIPVQKRDEAETQMNAANAQVEAAKAQYTQAVNGAREEDKAAANALVLQADGAKAEVKAYLDETRIIAPITGEVTLKISEEGEVVGAGMPVVAITDLKDAWAVFNVREDELKDIQKGKAFELQVPALDKVVPMEVYYIASAGNYAVWKSSKESGGFDLKTFEVRLRPQTPVEGLRPGMTVLWKRNLEK
- a CDS encoding IS1595-like element ISSag10 family transposase, with translation MPTIKDALDIIGKLTVAEQESLKTMLLSPAFVKSLNIEDFVAKERFANGRVCPLCGCIHVVRNGHRKDGTQRYVCKDCGKSFVIATNSIVSGTRKDLSVWEQYIDCMMNGLSIRKTAVACGIHRNTAFLWRHKILDALQNMADDVTLDGIIEADETFFAISYKGNHSKSKTFAMPRKAHKRGHSTHIRGLSQEKVCVPCAVNRNGLSISKITNTGRVSTRDLHHIYDGRIKTNSTLVTDKMNSYVRFTNANGIDLVQLKTGKAKKGIYNIQHINSYHSQLKRFMRGFNGVSTKYLNNYLVWNNLVNYAKESDMEKRNIFLTFVLATLKTAKCRDLSNRPAVPLVA
- a CDS encoding ABC transporter permease, with translation MFRMINLLFKVALTEWKALLKDPAVMLVVVFGVIFYSFYYPYPYKNQIADKAPAAIVDLDHSVMSRQIIRAASAMQEDTIVAIYENELEAQKALADEKIYGYMKIPKGLERDLRNGQNVSVGVYCHGGFILLYGNVATAFTTAAMTVGATTQVKRIVMQGHSLNEAMAIRDPVSTRFFRMFNASGGYGIYAVSAVLMIILQQTLLVGVGVMGGPRKNRHFKVLKGAEETESAPLLIRYFGRSLAYILHYMLALFFFKYVIYHVFEFPDRGDDGLVLLFGLFFFGATVNMGMWMAQFFKHRETALFVFASVPIFVVFASGFSWPSGNMPRWIQMIASFIPSTYAIPTWLSIQNLGANFHEVAPNLIKLFQLSVFYLSLALIHAKRDDLLAPIFHRAKRFRARWRCKEL